GTTTGTGGCTCATTGAGCCTATTTAGTGATTGTGATGCGGCTCCTAAATTTTGCATGGTTTTTATGGTATCGTCGAGAGTTTGCTTGATGAATTGTTAGGGCGCCTTATGTACTATTGAGGACGATTTCAGTGAAAAACAAAACCTAAGAAAAAATTTAAGATGATAATGAAGGGTTGCGGCAACAGGTGCTCTTTAATTTTACCTTTAAAGAACCCTTTCTTAATTATCGCAAATTGGGTAAAGGCTTGACCACTTATGAGGATCAGTCCAACGAGTCGTTTGGACCAAGATTGAAGCATTAAAGAGGGCTCGCGATATTGCGAAGCCCTTTTTTAAGGTTCATTTTTCTGTCTAAAATATAAAAAGTAAATGTGGCTGAGGGTAGGCATTCCCTGGCCAAAATAACGTTTATCTGATGCATCACTTCAGGCTGTTGAACATTTGTTGTATCGCTTATTTTGACAACCGACGAATAAAATCAACGGACAATTTCGCCCACTGATCAACTCCTTGGTATTGTTTGCCTAAGCCAAAACCATGTCCGCCAATGGGGAACAAATGAAGCTCGGTCATAACTTCTTCGGTTCGACAAGCATTGAAATACAGCTCGCTATTCTGATAATCCACCACATCATCATCCATTGAATGAATTAAAAAAGTCGGTGGGGTATTGGCGTTAACATATCGCTCGGGGCTGAATTTTTCCCTCAATTTCTGATCCTGTTCCTCTGTACCCAATAGTGCTTTGCGCGTTCCCTCATTGGTGAAATCTTCGGTGAAGGTGATCACCGGATAAATCAACAGGCTGAAATCGGGTCGGCAGGAATAATGTTCCGTTTGGTCTTTATCATCCGGTTTTCCTTGATCATAATTCACTGAAGCCATCGCCGCCAAATGTCCACCGGCAGAGAAGCCAATGATCCCTATTTTTTCCGAATGAATATGCCATTCTTCCGCATGCTGACGCGTCAGGCGAATGGCCCGCTGAGCATCCATCAGGGACGATTCATGGCGCACCTTGGCCGGATGGCTGG
This genomic interval from Persicobacter psychrovividus contains the following:
- a CDS encoding alpha/beta hydrolase; this encodes MIVFAQNKEEITIPLYDGLPPNSIAMEGKEIVNHSDGIMKISNIQTPSISVYLPPKEKATGEAVVICPGGGYWILAYDLEGTDIAEYYNTQGIAAIILKYRLPTSHPAKVRHESSLMDAQRAIRLTRQHAEEWHIHSEKIGIIGFSAGGHLAAMASVNYDQGKPDDKDQTEHYSCRPDFSLLIYPVITFTEDFTNEGTRKALLGTEEQDQKLREKFSPERYVNANTPPTFLIHSMDDDVVDYQNSELYFNACRTEEVMTELHLFPIGGHGFGLGKQYQGVDQWAKLSVDFIRRLSK